In the Brachyhypopomus gauderio isolate BG-103 chromosome 4, BGAUD_0.2, whole genome shotgun sequence genome, one interval contains:
- the LOC143511948 gene encoding uncharacterized protein LOC143511948 isoform X2 — MTRSPGEPEPSLASDGCTPGPPAEWTAVMDESTDYSECTDYSDEDYEPNIDSESSDLSSCSRSAMLSNISPKKLKRNNDKDSVLTRIQQKGAVKAVNSQCQVSSSEIHASSSRESCPTEPDTSTPSDQGCVHVVPMPTSSKSWRYAKKQYCLYCEKPYSKISRHLQYVHHNEPDVAKAFSFDKKSKERRVRLRLLTTRGNFLHNALISSSGKGDLVARRRPQKLGSTQEFTHCIHCQGLYARKSLWRHIRNCPQNPKVDEPGNRKKMVQSLNCMARVPPDVSKAFWKTVMCQMKHDEVSAVIRNDKYILLFGEQMFNKLNPSSTKNDYIRQKMREVGRLLLEARRLTPIRSMEDFVLPSNFPHVIKSVRAVSGHCEETNTYRIPSLALKLGHSLSKIATSVECSAIITGRERLAEDARSFRVLQEHKWNESISAAAGTTLNEAKMNKPQVLPFTEDVKTLHSFLNTEMTKYQHALKDHSDVKTYASLCKLVLAKVILFNRRRGGEASRMKLESYVSRVKSPVHEDLASGLSDFEKKLCEHFQRVEIRGKRGRKVAVLLTPDMVNCMDLLVQHRDICQVPEENVHLFARPNALSSYRGSDVLREFGESCGARNPSALSSTKLRKQIATLSTVLNLKDNEMDQLASFLGHDIRIHRQYYRLPESTLQLAKMSKLLIAMERGTLSEFQGATLDEIVINPQDEIEDSNADTSSDEAESDDPQPSCSSRTPEPSPSESAQFSNPHDRGNKGMKRKHDLSLDQSHQHSTQTTGITQSKKKWSDDEVQAVEKHLMRFINSCQVPGKKDCVSCLLSEPDALKHRDWTALKYYVKNRIVALKRRQSL, encoded by the exons atgaccagatctcctggtgaacctgaaccctcactggcttctgatgggtgcacacctggccctcctgctgaatgg ACTGCTGTCATGGATGAATCCACTGATTACTCTGAATGTACAGACTACAGTGATGAAGACTATGAACCAAATATAGACAGTGAATCTTCAGACCTTTCCAGCTGTAGCAGGTCTGCCATGCTGAGTAATATTTCGCCCAAAAAActaaagagaaacaatgataaAGACAGTGTGTTAACACGAATCCAGCAAAAGGGGGCAGTCAAAGCTGTCAACTCCCAGTGTCAAGTGTCTTCTTCAGAAATTCATGCAAGTAGCTCACGTGAAAGCTGTCCTACAGAACCTGATACCAGCACCCCTTCAGATCAGGGTTGTGTTCATGTAGTTCCAATGCCAACCTCAAGTAAAAGCTGGCGATACGCAAAGAAGCAGTACTGCCTTTATTGTGAGAAGCCATACTCTAAAATATCAAGACACCTGCAGTATGTACATCACAATGAACCAGACGTAGCAAAAGCATTCAGCTTTGATAAGAAATCAAAAGAAAGACGAGTTCGATTACGTTTGTTGACCACCAGAGGCAATTTTTTGCATAATGCTTTGATATCAAGTAGTGGCAAAGGAGATTTGGTTGCCCGTAGGAGACCTCAGAAACTAGGATCCACTCAAGAGTTTACGCACTGTATACACTGCCAGGGTCTATATGCAAGGAAGTCACTCTGGAGGCATATTAGAAACTGTCCACAGAACCCTAAAGTTGATGAGCCTGGGAATAGAAAAAAGATGGTTCAGTCACTCAACTGCATGGCACGTGTTCCTCCTGATGTTAGCAAAGCATTTTGGAAAACTGTtatgtgtcaaatgaaacatgATGAAGTTTCTGCTGTAATTAGAAATGATAAATACATATTACTTTTTGGAGAACAGATGTTCAACAAGCTGAACCCAAGTTCCACAAAGAATGATTACATTCGTCAAAAAATGAGAGAGGTGGGACGTCTACTCTTGGAGGCAAGAAGACTGACACCTATTCGGTCTATGGAAGATTTTGTCTTGCCATCAAATTTTCCCCATGTCATAAAATCTGTGAGAGCTGTTTCTGGGCATTGTGAGGAGACCAACACTTACAGGATTCCATCATTGGCTCTGAAGCTTGGCCACAGTTTATCAAAAATAGCAACTTCAGTGGAATGCAGTGCAATAATAACGGGCAGAGAGAGGCTGGCTGAGGATGCACGCAGCTTCAGGGTTCTCCAAGAGCATAAATGGAATGAGTCCATTTCAGCAGCAGCAGGAACAACTCTTAATGAGGCAAAAATGAACAAACCTCAGGTTTTGCCCTTCACAGAAGACGTCAAAACTTTGCACTCCTTTTTAAATACTGAGATGACAAAATATCAGCATGCTTTGAAGGACCACTCTGATGTCAAAACCTATGCAAGCTTATGCAAGTTGGTGCTTGCCAAAGTCATACTTTTTAACAgaaggaggggtggagaggcttCAAGGATGAAGCTGGAGTCTTATGTTTCAAGAGTAAAATCACCAGTTCATGAAGACCTTGCCTCTGGTcttagtgattttgaaaagaagCTGTGTGAACACTTCCAAAGAGTAGAAATTCGTGGCAAGAGGGGCAGGAAGGTGGCTGTGCTGCTGACACCTGATATGGTCAATTGCATGGACCTCCTCGTCCAGCATAGAGATATCTGTCAGGTTCCGGAGGAAAATGTACACCTGTTTGCACGTCCAAACGCTCTTTCATCTTATCGTGGATCAGATGTTCTGCGTGAGTTTGGAGAATCCTGTGGTGCAAGAAATCCATCAGCCCTTTCATCCACAAAATTAAGGAAGCAGATTGCAACTCTGTCAACGGTGTTGAATTTGAAAGACAATGAAATGGATCAGCTTGCCAGTTTTTTGGGGCATGACATTAGGATTCATCGCCAATACTACCGTTTACCTGAAAGTACTTTGCAACTTGCCAAAATGAGCAAGCTTCTTATTGCAATGGAAAGAGGGACACTATCAGAATTCCAGGGTGCTACGTTAGATGAAATTGTCATTAATCCACAAG ATGAAATTGAAGACTCTAATGCTGATACATCAAGTGATGAGGCAGAGTCAGATGATCCTCAGCCAAGCTGTAGCTCCAGAACTCCTGAACCATCACCCTCTGAAAGTGCACAGTTCTCAAATCCACATG ATCGGGGTAATAAAGGGATGAAGCGGAAACATGACTTGTCTCTTGACCAAAGTCATCAACATTCCACACAGACTACTG GCATCACACAGAGCAAGAAGAAGTGGTCAGATGATGAGGTACAAGCTGTTGAGAAACATCTAATGCGATTTATAAACAGTTGCCAAGTTCCTGGTAAGAAAGACTGTGTCTCATGCCTACTATCTGAACCTGATGCTCTTAAACACCGTGACTGGACTGCCCTCAAATACTATGTAAAAAACCGAATAGTGGCTCTGAAAAGAAGACAGAGTTTGTAG
- the LOC143511948 gene encoding uncharacterized protein LOC143511948 isoform X1 — protein sequence MQEDKMTRSPGEPEPSLASDGCTPVLPAEWTAVMDESTDYSECTDYSDEDYEPNIDSESSDLSSCSRSAMLSNISPKKLKRNNDKDSVLTRIQQKGAVKAVNSQCQVSSSEIHASSSRESCPTEPDTSTPSDQGCVHVVPMPTSSKSWRYAKKQYCLYCEKPYSKISRHLQYVHHNEPDVAKAFSFDKKSKERRVRLRLLTTRGNFLHNALISSSGKGDLVARRRPQKLGSTQEFTHCIHCQGLYARKSLWRHIRNCPQNPKVDEPGNRKKMVQSLNCMARVPPDVSKAFWKTVMCQMKHDEVSAVIRNDKYILLFGEQMFNKLNPSSTKNDYIRQKMREVGRLLLEARRLTPIRSMEDFVLPSNFPHVIKSVRAVSGHCEETNTYRIPSLALKLGHSLSKIATSVECSAIITGRERLAEDARSFRVLQEHKWNESISAAAGTTLNEAKMNKPQVLPFTEDVKTLHSFLNTEMTKYQHALKDHSDVKTYASLCKLVLAKVILFNRRRGGEASRMKLESYVSRVKSPVHEDLASGLSDFEKKLCEHFQRVEIRGKRGRKVAVLLTPDMVNCMDLLVQHRDICQVPEENVHLFARPNALSSYRGSDVLREFGESCGARNPSALSSTKLRKQIATLSTVLNLKDNEMDQLASFLGHDIRIHRQYYRLPESTLQLAKMSKLLIAMERGTLSEFQGATLDEIVINPQDEIEDSNADTSSDEAESDDPQPSCSSRTPEPSPSESAQFSNPHDRGNKGMKRKHDLSLDQSHQHSTQTTGITQSKKKWSDDEVQAVEKHLMRFINSCQVPGKKDCVSCLLSEPDALKHRDWTALKYYVKNRIVALKRRQSL from the exons atgcaagaagacaaaatgaccagatctcctggtgaacctgaaccctcactggcttctgatgggtgcacacctgtccttcctgctgaatgg ACTGCTGTCATGGATGAATCCACTGATTACTCTGAATGTACAGACTACAGTGATGAAGACTATGAACCAAATATAGACAGTGAATCTTCAGACCTTTCCAGCTGTAGCAGGTCTGCCATGCTGAGTAATATTTCGCCCAAAAAActaaagagaaacaatgataaAGACAGTGTGTTAACACGAATCCAGCAAAAGGGGGCAGTCAAAGCTGTCAACTCCCAGTGTCAAGTGTCTTCTTCAGAAATTCATGCAAGTAGCTCACGTGAAAGCTGTCCTACAGAACCTGATACCAGCACCCCTTCAGATCAGGGTTGTGTTCATGTAGTTCCAATGCCAACCTCAAGTAAAAGCTGGCGATACGCAAAGAAGCAGTACTGCCTTTATTGTGAGAAGCCATACTCTAAAATATCAAGACACCTGCAGTATGTACATCACAATGAACCAGACGTAGCAAAAGCATTCAGCTTTGATAAGAAATCAAAAGAAAGACGAGTTCGATTACGTTTGTTGACCACCAGAGGCAATTTTTTGCATAATGCTTTGATATCAAGTAGTGGCAAAGGAGATTTGGTTGCCCGTAGGAGACCTCAGAAACTAGGATCCACTCAAGAGTTTACGCACTGTATACACTGCCAGGGTCTATATGCAAGGAAGTCACTCTGGAGGCATATTAGAAACTGTCCACAGAACCCTAAAGTTGATGAGCCTGGGAATAGAAAAAAGATGGTTCAGTCACTCAACTGCATGGCACGTGTTCCTCCTGATGTTAGCAAAGCATTTTGGAAAACTGTtatgtgtcaaatgaaacatgATGAAGTTTCTGCTGTAATTAGAAATGATAAATACATATTACTTTTTGGAGAACAGATGTTCAACAAGCTGAACCCAAGTTCCACAAAGAATGATTACATTCGTCAAAAAATGAGAGAGGTGGGACGTCTACTCTTGGAGGCAAGAAGACTGACACCTATTCGGTCTATGGAAGATTTTGTCTTGCCATCAAATTTTCCCCATGTCATAAAATCTGTGAGAGCTGTTTCTGGGCATTGTGAGGAGACCAACACTTACAGGATTCCATCATTGGCTCTGAAGCTTGGCCACAGTTTATCAAAAATAGCAACTTCAGTGGAATGCAGTGCAATAATAACGGGCAGAGAGAGGCTGGCTGAGGATGCACGCAGCTTCAGGGTTCTCCAAGAGCATAAATGGAATGAGTCCATTTCAGCAGCAGCAGGAACAACTCTTAATGAGGCAAAAATGAACAAACCTCAGGTTTTGCCCTTCACAGAAGACGTCAAAACTTTGCACTCCTTTTTAAATACTGAGATGACAAAATATCAGCATGCTTTGAAGGACCACTCTGATGTCAAAACCTATGCAAGCTTATGCAAGTTGGTGCTTGCCAAAGTCATACTTTTTAACAgaaggaggggtggagaggcttCAAGGATGAAGCTGGAGTCTTATGTTTCAAGAGTAAAATCACCAGTTCATGAAGACCTTGCCTCTGGTcttagtgattttgaaaagaagCTGTGTGAACACTTCCAAAGAGTAGAAATTCGTGGCAAGAGGGGCAGGAAGGTGGCTGTGCTGCTGACACCTGATATGGTCAATTGCATGGACCTCCTCGTCCAGCATAGAGATATCTGTCAGGTTCCGGAGGAAAATGTACACCTGTTTGCACGTCCAAACGCTCTTTCATCTTATCGTGGATCAGATGTTCTGCGTGAGTTTGGAGAATCCTGTGGTGCAAGAAATCCATCAGCCCTTTCATCCACAAAATTAAGGAAGCAGATTGCAACTCTGTCAACGGTGTTGAATTTGAAAGACAATGAAATGGATCAGCTTGCCAGTTTTTTGGGGCATGACATTAGGATTCATCGCCAATACTACCGTTTACCTGAAAGTACTTTGCAACTTGCCAAAATGAGCAAGCTTCTTATTGCAATGGAAAGAGGGACACTATCAGAATTCCAGGGTGCTACGTTAGATGAAATTGTCATTAATCCACAAG ATGAAATTGAAGACTCTAATGCTGATACATCAAGTGATGAGGCAGAGTCAGATGATCCTCAGCCAAGCTGTAGCTCCAGAACTCCTGAACCATCACCCTCTGAAAGTGCACAGTTCTCAAATCCACATG ATCGGGGTAATAAAGGGATGAAGCGGAAACATGACTTGTCTCTTGACCAAAGTCATCAACATTCCACACAGACTACTG GCATCACACAGAGCAAGAAGAAGTGGTCAGATGATGAGGTACAAGCTGTTGAGAAACATCTAATGCGATTTATAAACAGTTGCCAAGTTCCTGGTAAGAAAGACTGTGTCTCATGCCTACTATCTGAACCTGATGCTCTTAAACACCGTGACTGGACTGCCCTCAAATACTATGTAAAAAACCGAATAGTGGCTCTGAAAAGAAGACAGAGTTTGTAG